A region of the Passer domesticus isolate bPasDom1 chromosome Z, bPasDom1.hap1, whole genome shotgun sequence genome:
tttattttggttaaaaaatggaattttttgggaataaaattaagtttcttgggggaaaaaaatctaattttttggggagaaaaactggattttttggggaaaagattgaattttttgggaataaaataaattttttttttttaaaaaaaattgaatttttagagaaaaatgtagagatttttccagaatttttctggatttttaagGAGGAATTTCTAAGAATTTTTGGaaggttgcttttttttttgtgctcttTAAGGATATTTCCTgcatttttctgggatttttcctgaattttttctgaatttttctgggatttttcaggaatttttcaggaattttctCAACAATTTTTGAgcattttcctggatttttttgtgaatttttctgggattttttccaaaatgttggggattttttcacaaaaaattttgtgattttttcctcaattttttcttaagttttccccaattttttgcagaattttggggaatttttttctgtgatttttccctggattttccctggatttttcctgaattttttgtgaatttttggggaatttttctgggattttttccaaaactttcagggatttttttcataaaaattttatcattttcccaccattttttgtcaatttttccctgattttttgcagaattttgcagaattttttctgtgatttccctggatttttcctgaatttttcctggaatttttgtgaatttttcaggaatttttctgtgattttttccaaAAATTTTCGGGGATTTTTTCACAaaaattttgtcatttttctacaattttttctcaaatttcccccaattttttgcagaattttggggaatttttttctgtgattttccctggatttttcctgaatttttccaggattttttgtgaattttttgggaatttttctgggatttattcaaaaatttttggggatttttgaatgaaaattttatgattttttcaTGATTTTTCCACCATTTTTCTCAAACTTTCACcaatttttgtggaatttttttacCATTTCCTGTCAACCTTTCCatgatttttggggattttttttatatttttggagatttttttttaatttttttggaatatttttgggggatattttggggcatttttctgggattttttgcagaatttttctgtgattttccctggatttttcctgaatttttcttggaattttcctgaatttttccaggatttttctgaaaattttccctgaattttcctggatttttcgAGGATTTTTGGGCaatttttctgtgaatttttgaggatttttcaggacattttctgtaaaatttcctggatttttcggggatttttttacaaaaattttgcaattttcctgccatttttccatcattttttcccaaattttccccaatttttttggCAATTTTTGGACATTTTCCCACTCTATTTCCCATTTATTTCCCACAattgttttgggattttgggaggatttttttgtggaatttttaggaaattttcgtgatttttggggattttttgtggctttttttttttttttttttggatttttgctggaattttctggaaatttcgtgggattttttcctgaatttttccaggatttttctggaattttccctgaatttctcaggatttttctcggaatttttgggggatttttttacGAATATTTTGCGATTTTCCcgccattttttcccaaattttcgccaatttttggggggaattttttgtcattttcccAGCCTATTTCCCTTGTATTTCCCATggttttctgggattttttggggaatttttggggggattttttcctCAACTTTCCTGacattttcccagaattttcctggattttttgggaattttttgggaatttttcagtgaaatttCCAAAATTTTCAGGGAATTTTTACCGCGAATTTCGTCATTTTTCCTCGATTTTTCCACCATTTTTTctcaaattttccccaattttttttggaatttttttgtcattttcccAGCCTATTTCCATGTATTTCCCgtgatttttttggattttttgtggaattttttttgtggaatttttttggattttttgggggatttttcttgaattttcccagaatttttctgaaattttccCTGAATTTCCCAGGATTATTCTGCCATTTTTTGGCAATTTTCCTGGGaattttccagaatttttctgtgactttttaaacaaaaaattcgtaattttcccaccattttcccaccattttttctcaaatttcccccaattttttgggaaatttttgtcattttcccaggattttcccacaattttgggggggggttttggggatttttcctgaatttttcttgtaattttctggaattttccaggatttttctgaaatttttcctgtatttttctgacactttttgggaattttcatggggttttttccaaaattttcagggattttttacTGCGAATTTCATCATTTTTTCGCCATTTTTCctcaaattttccccaatttttcccggattttttttgccatttcctGTCAACCTTCCCATATATTTCCCatgattttttggggattttttgtggaatttttggggggattttttgagggattttttggtgggttttttcttgtaattttctgggatttttcttgaatttttccaggatttttctggaatttttccagaattttttgtgaatttttggggaatttttctgggattttttccaaaattttccgggattttttaatgaaaattctgtaatttttccatgatttttccaccattttttctcaaatttcccccaattttttggggaattttttgtcattttcccAGGACTTTCCCacaattttgggggatttttggggatttttccctgactttttcttgtaatttactggaatttttcctgaattttccaggatttttctggcattttttgggaatttttcagggattttttacAAAAATTTTGCGATTTTTTTGCGATTTTCccaccattttttcccaaattttcaccgattgttttgggaattttttgtcATTCTCCCAGCCTTTTTGCCATGTGTTTGCCGCGTGTTTGCCGCGTGTTTGCCGCGCGTTTCCCGTGTGTTTGCCGTGTGTTTCCCGCGTGTTTCCCGTGTGTTTGCCGCGCGTTTCCCGTGTGTTTCCCGCGTGTTTCCCGCGCGTTTGCCGCGTGTTTCCCGCGCGTTTCCCGTGTGTTTGCCGCGTGTTTGCCGCGTGTTTGCCGCGTGTTTCCGGCACTCGTGGCTCACCCAGCAGGGGCTCGGCGCCGTTGGCCGGGGGCGTGCAGGAGGAGCCGAAGGCGTTGGAGCCGCGGTGGAACGACGACATCGGGGGCAGCGCCGAGCTCAGCTCGGCCGACGAGTGCGCCGGGTAGCCCTGCAAAACGGGGccaaaccagggaaaactgGTGAAAAACTGCTGGGAAACACTTGGGGAAAATCGggcaaaaaatggggaaaatatggggaaaataCGGGGAAAAAATTGGAtgtttttggagaaaaaaattgaattttttcaatgggaaaaaatcgggggaaatggggacaaaatttggagaaaattggacaaaaaatggggaaaatatggggaaaatCAAATTTTTTGGTAAAAACATTGAATTCTTTGgtgacaaaatttggaaaaaatggggaaaaattgggggaaatgagaaaaaaaattggagaaaattgggggaaaatggggaaaatatggggaaaattggggaaaaatgagaaaatatggaatttttgagaaaaaattgggaaaattagggaaaaaatgggagaaaatcggggaaaaaattgaaattttttgagaaaaaatggaattttggggggaaaaatgggagaaaatttggaataaaatgggagaaaataaaaaaaaatggcGGAAAGATTgggggaaaaatgagaaaaaattgggaaaaattgggaaaaaatggcaaaacaattggaattttttttgggaaataatgggggaaaattggtgaaaaattgggaaaaaatggggaaaaaattggtggaaaaaagggaaaattatttgaatttttggggaaaaaatagtgaaaaaaatcagatattttgagaaaaaaaagtgatttttttgtggaaaaaaatggggaaaaatgggggaaaaattgggggaaaaatgcccaaaaaatggcaagaaattagaatttttggggggaaaaatggggagaaaaatgggtaaaaattggggaaaaatcaagaaaaaattgggggaaaatggagaaaaaatggtggaaaaatggtggaaaaatggggaaaaatggagaaaaattgggcaaaaatagggaaaaatcagaaaaaatggcaaaaaaattggaatttttgggggaaaaattggggggaaattgggaaaaaaatgggggaaaactggggaaaaaattggggaaaattgggataaaaatggggggaaaatcgggaaaaaatggcaaaaaattgGGCATTTGgagggaaaaatgaggaaagaagctaatttttttggagaaaaatggggaaaaattgggaaaaaaattgcatttttttgggggaaaatgggaaaaaaatcagatttttttgaggaaaaaatgggagtttttttggaaaaaatgggattttttgggaatattttggggaatttttgagatatttttGGGGGATCTTTTTgagttgttggggttttttgggtgtttttgggactcagaggctgcaggagctgccggCCGGGCCCAGGCGGGAGTGCGAGGAGCTCCCAacattgggggaaaaatggggagaaatggggagaaaggggaaaaaatccagaaaaaactgaggaaaaacgggggaaaaatgggggggaaatggccaaaaaatggcaaaaaattggacttttggggggaaaaatggggagaaaaatgggaaaatattgggaaaaaatcaagaaaaaatggtggaaaaattgggggaaaaatggcaaaaattggggagaaatagcaaaaaaaaaggcaaaaaattggaattttggggggaaaaattggggaaaaaatgggtaaaatttggggaaaaaatgggggaaaattggggaaaaactgggggaaaaataggaaaaaattgagaaaaaattggggaaaattgggggaaaattggggaaaaatggggaaaattgcgTAAAAATTGtgggaaaaatggcaaaaagatggggaaaaatggcaaaaaaatggcaaaaaactGGAAAGTTTGGGGGAAAAGTTGGGgtaaaattggggaaaaatggggaaaaattggggaaaaactggggaaaattgggataaaaatgggggggaaaattgggggaaaatggggaaaaaatggcaaaaagtGGGGATTGGGAGggaaaaaatttgaattttttggggaaaaatggggaaaaattgggaaaaaaaatttgaatttttttgaggaaaaaatgggaaaaaaatcacatttttttgaggagaaaatggggttttttttggaaaaaaaagggattttttggggatattttgggcaattttgggggatttggggagggatttttggggtgttttttggaCTCACCAGGCGCTCGTGGGGGTGCAGGCTGCAGTAGCTGCCGGCCTGGCCCAGGTGGGCGTGCGAGGCGTTGCCCAGCATCCCCGAGAAGCCGGCCGGGCTCACGCCGCTGGAGGAGCTCCAGGGCTCGCTGCTGTGGTGCCCATCTGCAAGGAAAATCATTAATGTTAATGAACTCACTCACTAATTAACTTTGAGATGCAATTAGCCCAAACATTTGGGGGGTTTTCCTCACAAAATGGGGATTTTACGGccaaaaatttggattttttcggacaaaaattccaattttttggCGATTTTTCGGTcgaaaatttggatttttaatgcaaaaatttgggaattttttggtcAAAAAATGCGAATTTTTGATgtaaaaatttgggatttttttggtgaaaaattgggatttttgagggatttttaatataaaatttggaatttttttggtcaaaatctgggattttttggcAATTCTTCGGtctaaaatttgaatttttgaggatttttaatggtaaaaatttgggattttttattcaaaaatttggatttttgggggatttgtaATGTAAAAATTTGGGACTTCTTGGTGAAAAAGTTGACtttttcaaagatttttaatgacaaaatttgggaatttttggggaatttttactccaaaatttgcaatttttggggaatttttagcctaaaatttgggatttttttttttaatttttcgcctaaaatttgggattttttccaggaaatttgatcccaaaatttgggaatttcccAAGAAAATCCTGGAAAGGAAATGCCAGCGGGGCTGACGGCGCTGGAGGCGCTCCAGGGCTCGCGGCTGTGGCGCCGTCTGCAACAAGGATATGCAAATTATCTTCATTAATTCATTCAGCAATTTTAATATTGAATTGTGTCCAACCTTGGAGGCGCTTGCCGCAACACAGGGGCACTTTATGGCCAAAAATTCAACATTTTCGGTCAAAAATTCAACATTTTTTGGTCTAAAAATTCAACATTTTCGGGTCAAAAATTAGGGATTTTTAaggtaaaaattgggaatttttttggtgaaaaattgggattttttatgGCAAAAATTTGGAATTATTTTgctgaaaattttgaaaattttttgaatttttaatataaaatttggtgggttttggtcaaaaattgggatttttttcggGGATTTTAATGGTAAAGTTTAGGGGGTTTTGGTCAAAAAATtcgaatttttttttaattataacgtcaaaaatttgggatttttcagtgaaaattttggatgtttttgtgatttttaagGGCAAAATTCACTATTTTAGGTCAAAAATTTGCGGTCTTTTGGCGATTTTTCGGtcaaaattttggattttttgggaatattttgagGTTAATTTGGTCctaaaatttgggatttttgaagGAAATTTGGTGCCTAAAATTTGGGTATTTTCTGAGAATTTTTAGCctaaaattgggaattttttggggaatttttagtctaaattttgggggtttttggggtatttttagcttaaaatttgggatttttggagaatttttagcttaaaatttggattttggggagaatttttagcctaaaatttgggaatttggggggaatttttagcctaaaatttgggattttttggtgaaaaaacccgaattttggggggatttttattataaaatttgggatatttttgtgaaaatttgaatttttaaagggatttttagtgtaaaaatttggaatttttttctggaaaattgggattttcttggggatttttaatgtaaaagtttggggtttttggtgaaaaaatttgaatttttaatgcaaaaatttgggattttttggtgaaaaatggggattttattGGAATTTTTAATGGTTAGAATGGGGATTTTTGgtgaaaaattcagattttcttttgatttttcagaccgaaatttgagttttttttgggatttttaatggtaaaaatttgggatttttgggaggatttgTAATGGTAAAATCTGTGATTTCTGGTGAAAAATTCGAAAATTTTTGGgatttgattttttggggggatttttggtcaaaaaattccaaaatttgggggatttttaatgtaaaaatttgggatttttttgtcaaaaatttggattttttaggagtttttaatggtaaaatttgggattttttggtgatttttttaagGGCAAAACTTTGAATTTTTTGGtgaaaatttgaattttcttttgtgtttttaatGGCAAAATTTGTGCCTTTTGgtaaaaaatttgaattttttttgggAATCTTTAATGTCAAAATTTAGGATTTCTTGGAAATTTATTTGCTCAATTTGGTctcaaaatttgggaatttttactccaaaatttggaatttttcgGGATTTTTTAGCctaaaatttgggaatttttccagaaaatctggtcccaaattttgggaattttctgaGAATTTTGCCCCCAAAATTTGTGAATTTCTGAGGAAATTTGGTCCCAAAATTCAGaaattttcagggattttttagtccaaaatttggaatttttgaCAAAATTTGGCCccaaaaattctgaaattttggggaattttggtcccaaaatgctgaaatttgagaaaaatttggtctgaaaattctgattttttggtaaaatttaccccaaaatttggggttttttaggaaaattcatcccaaaattcagtatttttgaaacatttggacccaaaattcagaattttaaaaaaaattgatcccaaaattcagaattttttagGAAATTCAGTCCAAAAATTCggaatttttttgaaaaatttgtcctaaaattcacattttttgagaaaaattcgtcataaaattcacattttttaaggaaatttatcccaaaatccccaatattttaagaaaccaatcccaaaattcaaaattttttaGGAAAATTGAtcgaaaaattaaaatttcttttgaaaaatttatcgtaaaattcacattttttgcGCAATTTTGGTCCCAAAATCCTCATTTTTTGATcaattttcaccattttttcaCCAAAATCGCTCCCaaattttggatatttttttgaaaaatggaattttggggaaactttttaggaattttttgaCCCTGCATGAAGAAGGAGCCGGGGAAACAAAGTTGGGAATTTCCCAGGAAAATTGATCccaaaa
Encoded here:
- the LOC135291145 gene encoding transcription factor 4-like isoform X14 codes for the protein MFSPPVSSGKNGPTSLASGHFTGSSKSERGSYSSYGRDSNLQGCHQLFPEEKVGMRKPKLRGQSLLGGDMELATPGALSPSKPGSQFYQYGGSARRRPLHGSSMEVQTKKVRKVPPGLPSSVYAPSASPAEFSRDSAAFASKGGAAFAGSFFVPDGHHSSEPWSSSSGVSPAGFSGMLGNASHAHLGQAGSYCSLHPHERLGYPAHSSAELSSALPPMSSFHRGSNAFGSSCTPPANGAEPLLGEPRVPETRGKHAANTRQTHGKRAGNTRQTRGKHAGNTRETRGKHTGNTRETHGKHTGNARQTRGKHAANTWQKGWENDKKFPKQSVKIWEKMVGKSQKNRKIFVKNP
- the LOC135291145 gene encoding transcription factor 4-like isoform X11, whose protein sequence is MPGKSWSGMEMDVATLMTKMFSPPVSSGKNGPTSLASGHFTGSSKSERGSYSSYGRDSNLQGCHQLFPEEKVGMRKPKLRGQSLLGGDMELATPGALSPSKPGSQFYQYGGSARRRPLHGSSMEVQTKKVRKVPPGLPSSVYAPSASPAEFSRDSAAFASKGGAAFAGSFFVPDGHHSSEPWSSSSGVSPAGFSGMLGNASHAHLGQAGSYCSLHPHERLGYPAHSSAELSSALPPMSSFHRGSNAFGSSCTPPANGAEPLLGEPRVPETRGKHAANTRQTHGKRAGNTRQTRGKHAGNTRETRGKHTGNTRETHGKHTGNARQTRGKHAANTWQKGWENDKKFPKQSVKIWEKMVGKSQKNRKIFVKNP
- the LOC135291145 gene encoding transcription factor 4-like isoform X10 — its product is MHHQQRMAALGTDKELSDLLDFSAMFSPPVSSGKNGPTSLASGHFTGSSKSERGSYSSYGRDSNLQGCHQLFPEEKVGMRKPKLRGSLLGGDMELATPGALSPSKPGSQFYQYGGSARRRPLHGSSMEVQTKKVRKVPPGLPSSVYAPSASPAEFSRDSAAFASKGGAAFAGSFFVPDGHHSSEPWSSSSGVSPAGFSGMLGNASHAHLGQAGSYCSLHPHERLGYPAHSSAELSSALPPMSSFHRGSNAFGSSCTPPANGAEPLLGEPRVPETRGKHAANTRQTHGKRAGNTRQTRGKHAGNTRETRGKHTGNTRETHGKHTGNARQTRGKHAANTWQKGWENDKKFPKQSVKIWEKMVGKSQKNRKIFVKNP
- the LOC135291145 gene encoding transcription factor 4-like isoform X9; its protein translation is MHHQQRMAALGTDKELSDLLDFSAMFSPPVSSGKNGPTSLASGHFTGSSKSERGSYSSYGRDSNLQGCHQLFPEEKVGMRKPKLRGQSLLGGDMELATPGALSPSKPGSQFYQYGGSARRRPLHGSSMEVQTKKVRKVPPGLPSSVYAPSASPAEFSRDSAAFASKGGAAFAGSFFVPDGHHSSEPWSSSSGVSPAGFSGMLGNASHAHLGQAGSYCSLHPHERLGYPAHSSAELSSALPPMSSFHRGSNAFGSSCTPPANGAEPLLGEPRVPETRGKHAANTRQTHGKRAGNTRQTRGKHAGNTRETRGKHTGNTRETHGKHTGNARQTRGKHAANTWQKGWENDKKFPKQSVKIWEKMVGKSQKNRKIFVKNP
- the LOC135291145 gene encoding transcription factor 4-like isoform X13 → MHHQQRMAALGTDKELSDLLDFSAMFSPPVSSGKNGPTSLASGHFTGSSKSERGSYSSYGRDSNLQGCHQSLLGGDMELATPGALSPSKPGSQFYQYGGSARRRPLHGSSMEVQTKKVRKVPPGLPSSVYAPSASPAEFSRDSAAFASKGGAAFAGSFFVPDGHHSSEPWSSSSGVSPAGFSGMLGNASHAHLGQAGSYCSLHPHERLGYPAHSSAELSSALPPMSSFHRGSNAFGSSCTPPANGAEPLLGEPRVPETRGKHAANTRQTHGKRAGNTRQTRGKHAGNTRETRGKHTGNTRETHGKHTGNARQTRGKHAANTWQKGWENDKKFPKQSVKIWEKMVGKSQKNRKIFVKNP
- the LOC135291145 gene encoding transcription factor 4-like isoform X12, yielding MHHQQRMAALGTDKELSDLLDFSAMFSPPVSSGKNGPTSLASGHFTGSSKSERGSYSSYGRDSNLQGCHQQSLLGGDMELATPGALSPSKPGSQFYQYGGSARRRPLHGSSMEVQTKKVRKVPPGLPSSVYAPSASPAEFSRDSAAFASKGGAAFAGSFFVPDGHHSSEPWSSSSGVSPAGFSGMLGNASHAHLGQAGSYCSLHPHERLGYPAHSSAELSSALPPMSSFHRGSNAFGSSCTPPANGAEPLLGEPRVPETRGKHAANTRQTHGKRAGNTRQTRGKHAGNTRETRGKHTGNTRETHGKHTGNARQTRGKHAANTWQKGWENDKKFPKQSVKIWEKMVGKSQKNRKIFVKNP